In one Candidatus Nomurabacteria bacterium genomic region, the following are encoded:
- a CDS encoding metal-dependent hydrolase produces the protein MQWHTHAAIGANAIWLTALFGDASQAPIVYLTIGAFGGLLPDIDAGGGKSYGAKIHYIGGGIFKPFQNVFRHRGFFHSFMCIVLVFCLSTPLAWFIDPFVPMVLTAGYASHIVIDNWNCGLEFFYPLKKRVTFVPKWMQFRVGSIGDNLLFLLGVFGLVAYILTHLLYIAT, from the coding sequence ATGCAATGGCACACTCATGCAGCGATAGGCGCGAACGCTATCTGGTTAACGGCATTGTTTGGAGATGCTTCTCAGGCACCGATTGTTTATTTAACTATTGGTGCTTTTGGCGGGTTATTGCCGGACATTGATGCGGGTGGTGGCAAGAGTTACGGTGCTAAGATTCACTATATCGGTGGTGGTATTTTTAAGCCTTTTCAAAACGTGTTTCGTCATAGGGGATTCTTTCATTCGTTCATGTGTATTGTTTTAGTTTTCTGCTTGTCGACTCCGCTTGCTTGGTTTATTGATCCGTTTGTACCAATGGTATTAACGGCTGGGTATGCAAGCCATATCGTTATTGATAATTGGAATTGTGGTTTAGAGTTTTTCTATCCATTGAAAAAGCGCGTAACCTTTGTTCCGAAATGGATGCAATTTCGCGTTGGTTCAATCGGGGATAATCTTCTCTTTCTTCTTGGTGTTTTTGGTTTAGTGGCGTATATATTGACGCACTTGTTATATATTGCGACATAA